From the Lathyrus oleraceus cultivar Zhongwan6 chromosome 4, CAAS_Psat_ZW6_1.0, whole genome shotgun sequence genome, one window contains:
- the LOC127136764 gene encoding uncharacterized protein LOC127136764 produces the protein MEKIRLLSENSRISDDPSTVRIHWNRVSKWMKSEAFNMKGLSEQAQNDFIREAGERMQIRLAKEAEERARREAEEKALLKEEQRAREAAKKAPAQVAVAEVEAKAKADAEEAAHIAAEEAAKVRDDALTQGEKSHFDFAPLVLKTLEELQKEHQIVRERLDQHDSVNSNIQNLLTQLIQRMPPPPNP, from the coding sequence ATGGAGAAGATCAGATTACTATCTGAAAACTCTAgaatcagtgatgatccctctaCAGTGAGGATTCACTGGAATAGAGTGAGCAAATGGATGAAATCTGAGGCTTTTAATatgaaaggcctctctgaacaagcccaaaacgacttcatcagagaaGCTGGAGAGAGGATGCAGATCCGTCTGGCCAAAGAGGCAGAAGAGAGAGCCCGcagagaagctgaagagaagGCTCTTTTGAAAGAAGAACAAAGAGCAAGAGAAGCTGCAAAAAAGGCCCCTGCTCAGGTTGCTGTTGCTGAAGTTGAAGCCAAAGCAAAGGCTGATGCTGAAGAAGCAGCACACATAGCTGCGGAAGAAGCTGCTAAGGTCAGGGatgatgctctgactcagggggagaAATCTCACTTTGATTTCGCTCCTCTAGTGTTGAAGACTCTGGAAGAGCTACAAAAGGAGCATCAGATTGTGAGAGAAAGACTGGATCAACATGACTCTGTCAACTCCAACAttcagaacctgctgactcaGTTGATTCAGAGGATGCCaccgcctccgaacccttag